In Etheostoma spectabile isolate EspeVRDwgs_2016 chromosome 20, UIUC_Espe_1.0, whole genome shotgun sequence, the following are encoded in one genomic region:
- the fam161b gene encoding protein FAM161B: MPKIETFLEDGLRSELMLQQQLKALSQDLRQQLQETEKRQKEELEMRIHQNSLLSMDVDRESIDRNELKHQAIHMGMRRSIFTSSLTSDKETLAHLRQIERPKSSSPALVTSNWKNCSVRASTLTPARTQQCERLALSKTTEVSKEEEAKAECQRKFRALPVPSHVIQPIYQEMMELREKERKQGCEQRRDFLLSIQRPFSFQERENEKREKLTAMLNQVSHDQKNKAAAVRKPPHKEVKDSPESELKDQELLQTSSYSDKNPTVSVSPKLRTAERTRKERLGFLYEKPSFQPKIIQHVPDFSRLHKALQTEALRKTQSKDVIKCQPFYLRTSALPARQRKMSSENAQVPQISNLSRSKSLGALTSLSADTLPTYITDAARKRCMAIRKSMEMRDSKNQESIDWLNKYQMKSQAMKKTVTLHAKLLDPHTSLEEVCNDKLKHHREADQQRMKEYMRELRYMKARVSERPYLFERVKQKNAKSYAEQTYRNKLKKAGLKELFVEENGEGVEGTSSRSEEDTDENHSSENDIHSIYAEEENVDDGKKIEDVEEKSVKSKEEEMP; the protein is encoded by the exons ATGCCAAAGATAGAGACCTTCCTGGAAGATGGACTTAGATCAGAATTAATGCTTCAGCAGCAGCTGAAAGCCCTGAGTCAGGACCTCAGGCAGCAGCTGcaggagacagaaaagagacaaaaagaagagCTTGAGATGAGGATTCATCAGAACTCTCTACTGTCAATGGATGTAGACAGAGAGTCCATTGATAGAAATGAACTGAAACATCAGGCCAT ACATATGGGGATGAGGAGATCCATCTTCACATCTTCCCTCACCTCAGACAAAGAGACTTTGGCCCATCTCAGACAGATAGAGAGGCCTAAGTCATCTTCTCCAGCCTTGGTAACTTCAAACTGGAAAAATTGTTCAGTCAGGGCTTCCACGCTGACTCCTGCCAGGACTCAACAGTGTGAACGGTTAGCTTTATCTAAAACAACAGAGGTGAGCAAAGAGGAGGAGGCCAAGGCTGAGTGTCAAAGGAAGTTCCGCGCTCTCCCAGTGCCCAGCCATGTCATTCAGCCCATCTATCAGGAGATGATGGAGctgagagaaaaggagagaaagcagGGCTGTGAGCAGAGGAGGGACTTCTTGCTCTCTATTCAAAGACCTTTTAGCttccaggagagagaaaatgagaaaagggAGAAGCTTACAGCAATGTTAAACCAAGTCTCACATGATCAGAAAAACAAGGCTGCTGCTGTAAGGAAACCTCCTCACAAAGAGGTAAAAGACTCGCCAGAGTCTGAGCTGAAAG ACCAGGAGCTTTTGCAGACAAGTTCATACTCAGACAAGAATCCTACTGTGTCGGTCAGCCCGAAACTTCGCACTGCCGAGCGCACCAGGAAAGAAAGGTTGGGCTTCCTGTACGAGAAACCTAGCTTCCAGCCAAAAATCATCCAGCATGTCCCTGATTTCAGCAGGCTGCACAAAGCTTTGCAGACAGAGGCGCTTAGAAAAACACAGAGTAAAGATGTGATCAAATGTCAACCCTTCTATCTGAGGACATCAGCTCTCCCTGCAAGGCAAAGAAAGATGAGCTCTGAAAACGCACAg GTACCACAAATAAGTAATCTCAGCAGAAGTAAGTCCCTTGGGGCCTTAACATCACTGTCTGCAGACACACTCCCGACATACATCACAGATGCTGCACGGAAGCGCTGTATGGCCATCAG AAAGTCAATGGAGATGAGGGATAGCAAGAATCAAGAGAGCATTGACTGGTTGAACAAGTACCAAATGAAGTCCCAGGCCATGAAGAAGACAGTCACACTCCATGCAAAGTTGCTGGACCCACACACCAGCTTGGAAGAAGTGTGCAATGACAAATTAAAGCACCATCG GGAAGCTGACCAACAAAGGATGAAAGAATACATGAGGGAGTTACGGTACATGAAGGCACGAGTTAGCGAACGCCCTTATTTGTTCGAACGGGTGAAACAG AAAAATGCAAAGTCTTACGCCGAGCAGACATACAGGAACAAGCTGAAGAAAGCTGGCCTGAAAGAGCTATTTGTTGAAGAAAATGGAGAAGGAGTTGAAGGAACATCATCCAGATCCGAGGAGGATACAGACGAGAACCACAGCAGTGAGAACGACATTCACAGCATATATGCAGA GGAAGAAAATGTAGACGACGGGAAGAAAATTGAAGATGTGGAAGAGAAGAGCGTGAAGTCCAAAGAGGAAGAAATGCCATGA
- the coq6 gene encoding ubiquinone biosynthesis monooxygenase COQ6, mitochondrial, with protein sequence MHKLTRATLAFNGLGRFSIAEKHLSAIKITSRGLVSAEHGHDSGKNEVYDVIISGGGMVGSAMACSLGMDPNLEGKKILLLEAGNKKVMDKVPENYSIRVSSISPGSASILSGIGAWEHITKMRCKPYKKMQVWDACSDALITFDKENLQDEMAYIVENDIIVAALTKQLDCLSDNVQVKYRSKVVKYAWPLPHQAADSIPWVKVTLASGETVQTKLLIGADGPNSMVRQELGIPTVKWNYDQSAVVAVLHLSEPTENNVAWQRFLPTGPIAMLPLSDTESSLVWSTSHRLAEELLELDEESFVDAINSAFWRNENQSELIETAGSLFRGALSVIMPSAGSPRQLPPSVAGIGPKTRVMFPLGIGHASEYIRHRVALIGDAAHRVHPLAGQGANLGFGDVACLTQLVSQAAFDGKDLGAMQHMLQYETERQRHNLPMMAAIDLMKRLYSTNAAPAVLLRTFGLQATNMLPALKEQIVAFASK encoded by the exons ATGCACAAGCTCACAAGGGCGACGCTGGCCTTTAATGGACTTGGCCGGTTTTCAATTGCAGAAAAGCATCTATCTGCTATAAAAATCACCAGCCGAGGATTAGTGAGCGCAGAACATGGGCACGATTCTGGCAAGAATGAGGTTTATGATGTTATAATATCCGGGGGAGGAATGGTTGGATCTGCAATGGCATGCTCCCTAG GTATGGATCCAAACTTGGAGGGTAAGAAGATTCTTTTGCTTGAAGCAGGCAATAAGAAAGTGATGGACAAGGTCCCAGAAAACTACAGCATCAGAGTCAGCTCCATCAGTCCAGGATCTGCCTCCATCCTCAGTG GTATTGGAGCATGGGAGCACATCACAAAGATGAGGTGCAAGCCCTATAAAAAGATGCAG GTTTGGGATGCCTGCTCAGATGCCCTGATCACATTTGATAAGGAGAACCTGCAGGACGAGATGGCATACATCGTGGAGAATGACATCATTGTGGCTGCACTCACTAAacagctagactgtctgtccg ATAACGTACAGGTGAAGTACAGGTCCAAGGTGGTGAAGTATGCGTGGCCCCTGCCCCACCAGGCAGCAGATTCCATCCCATGGGTTAAGGTCACGTTGGCGAGCGGTGAGACTGTTCAGACGAAGCTGTTG ATTGGTGCAGACGGACCAAACTCAATGGTAAGGCAGGAATTAGGGATACCCACAGTCAAGTGGAATTATGACCAATCTGCTGTGGTTGCTGTGCTGCACCTATCAGAG CCCACAGAAAACAATGTCGCATGGCAAAGGTTCCTCCCAACAGGACCCATTGCAATGTTACCG CTGTCGGACACAGAGAGCTCTCTGGTGTGGTCAACCAGCCATcgactggcagaggagctgctgGAGCTGGATGAGGAGAGTTTTGTCGATGCTATCAACTCTGCCTTT TGGCGTAATGAGAACCAGTCAGAGCTGATTGAGACGGCTGGCTCTCTGTTCCGCGGCGCCCTGTCGGTCATCATGCCGTCTGCAGGTTCACCTCGGCAGCTTCCCCCAAGTGTGGCAGGGATCGGCCCAAAGACCAGAGTCATGTTTCCTCTGGGCATCGGTCATGCATCAGAGTACATCAGGCACCGCGTAGCTCTCATTGG GGATGCTGCCCATCGTGTCCATCCTCTGGCGGGTCAAGGAGCCAACCTGGGCTTTGGGGATGTGGCTTGCCTTACACAGCTCGTGAGCCAGGCAGCATTTGACGGAAAGGATCTGG GAGCGATGCAGCACATGTTACAATATGAAACTGAACGGCAGCGACACAATCTGCCCATGATGGCCGCCATCGACCTCATGAAACGTCTTTACTCCACTAACGCCGCTCCCGCTGTTCTCCTACGCACATTCGGTCTGCAGGCCACCAACATGCTCCCAGCACTAAAA GAGCAGATTGTGGCATTTGCAAGCAAGTGA
- the entpd5a gene encoding ectonucleoside triphosphate diphosphohydrolase 5, whose protein sequence is MSMPNLLLTLSVWLLAGSLLAEATYYRHHRYVPHFYRYREHSANAENLLPEVSNPEPEVPQPGVPIYPEIPEVFHPAPEVIHPIPEAFHPVPEVVHPAPEPYHIPEVYQPVPEASSPVNMSRVFYGIMFDAGSTGSRIHIYKFIQKDPVELPVLDNEIYHAVKPGLSAYKDNPEEGGNTIRQLLKIAKKTVPDEYWKRTPVVLKATAGLRLLPEDKANALLKEVREVFEESPFFVPNNSVSIMNGAKEGVLAWVTVNFLTGHLYSNTKKTVGILDLGGGSTQITFLPRSKRTIETAPPSYIANFNLFDNTYQLYTHSYLGNGLYAARLATLGALGADGLDWKVFTSSCLPKKFREDVTFGGTTYKVSGIPDGYAGYKLCYYEVMKVIKGVVDQPYEVKGSSVFYAFSYYFDRAVESGLIDGSRGGALEVRDFKKRAKEVCNKMTKYRAISPFLCMDMTYITCLLKEGFGFKDSTVLQLTKKVNNVETSWALGATFDFFRNLNIH, encoded by the exons ATGTCCATGCCGAACCTCCTCCTCACTTTGTCCGTGTGGCTTCTGGCTGGGAGCCTCTTAGCGGAGGCGACTTACTACCGGCACCACCGCTACGTCCCCCACTTCTACCGCTACCGGGAGCACTCTGCCAACGCAGAAAACCTCCTCCCTGAGGTCTCCAACCCAGAGCCTGAAGTCCCGCAGCCTGGCGTGCCGATCTACCCCGAGATCCCCGAGGTGTTCCACCCGGCACCGGAAGTCATCCACCCCATACCAGAGGCTTTCCACCCGGTGCCCGAAGTTGTGCATCCTGCACCTGAGCCTTACCACATACCTGAGGTTTACCAGCCAGTGCCTGAAGCCTCCTCCCCTGTCAACATGAGCCGGGTTTTCTACGGGATCATGTTTGACGCTGGGAGCACAGGCAGCAGGATCCACATCTACAAGTTCATTCAGAAAGACCCTG TTGAGCTGCCAGTTCTGGACAATGAAATCTACCATGCAGTAAAGCCTGGACTGTCTGCTTATAAGGACAACCCAGAGGAG GGTGGCAACACCATCCGACAGTTGCTGAAGATTGCCAAGAAGACAGTGCCAGATGAGTACTGGAAGAGGACCCCGGTGGTCCTGAAGGCCACAGCTGGTCTTCGTCTGCTGCCTGAAGACAAGGCCAACGCTCTTCTGAAGGAG GTGCGAGAGGTATTTGAAGAGTCCCCTTTCTTTGTGCCAAACAACAGTGTTTCAATCATGAATGGAGCAAAAGAAG GAGTCCTCGCCTGGGTCACAGTGAACTTCCTTACAG GTCACTTGTACTCCAACACAAAGAAGACTGTGGGTATCCTGGATTTGGGTGGAGGATCAACACAGATAACATTCCTTCCCAGGTCAAAG AGAACGATTGAGACTGCTCCCCCCAGTTACATTGCTAACTTCAACCTCTTTGACAATACGTATCAACTCTACACACACAG CTACCTTGGAAATGGACTGTACGCTGCTCGACTGGCAACTCTTGGAGCACTAGGAGCTGATG gTCTAGATTGGAAAGTCTTCACTAGTTCCTGCCTCCCAAAAAAGTTCAGAGAAGATGTGACTTTTGGAGGAACCACCTACAAAGTTAGCGGAATTCCAGACG GCTATGCAGGATATAAGCTGTGCTACTATGAGGTTATGAAGGTAATTAAAGGAGTAGTGGACCAGCCTTATGAAGTGAAGGGAAGCAGTGTCTTCTACGCCTTCTCCTACTACTTTGACAGAGCTGTGGAGTCCGGCCTCATTG ATGGCAGTCGAGGTGGTGCACTTGAAGTCAGGGATTTTAAGAAGAGAGCAAAGGAAG TGTGCAACAAAATGACCAAATACCGTGCTATCAGCCCCTTCCTCTGCATGGATATGACATATATCACTTGTCTGCTAAAGGAGGGTTTTGGCTTCAAGGACAGCACTGTGCTGCAG CTAACCAAGAAAGTGAACAACGTGGAGACAAGCTGGGCCCTGGGGGCAACCTTTGACTTCTTCAGGAACCTCAACATCCACTAA